A single window of Actinoallomurus bryophytorum DNA harbors:
- a CDS encoding DUF6177 family protein, producing MSAQEAEIPSPEEDPGVFIHPAVDAVTDQVAVVVQERPVVPLTAWLVDAASACAQAQQGLQILTPANARITLPLRTTLSGPGSRWVVREPGDAGFYDGLSGVPLAWDGSAFAILPEQAKAGPSPTFAQSVPDLGSHLLLDVRIRHEATLDLVLGGAVEALARILGGGEPAGWGIAEPAVNPWDRAELTELCHRRSPKSTWLMFTGSAGRRFIGSVLVSRVTSGVKEEITFLVGYGPDEEPPLDLLEGIVAEFADVLLSMTVQRTRGRTDLTYPARWCGAPVPVGLAIGAEGVREIGLDHALSAPAEGRPIGPERAPAVWYPLGDGQDPQAWSSFSDLLKHLRPEGMA from the coding sequence GTGAGCGCCCAGGAAGCCGAGATCCCTTCGCCGGAGGAGGATCCCGGAGTCTTCATCCACCCCGCCGTCGACGCCGTCACGGACCAGGTCGCCGTGGTCGTACAGGAACGGCCGGTGGTGCCGCTGACGGCCTGGCTGGTGGACGCGGCGTCGGCGTGCGCCCAGGCCCAGCAGGGCCTGCAGATCCTCACCCCGGCGAACGCGCGGATCACGCTGCCGCTGCGCACCACCCTGTCCGGTCCGGGCTCCCGCTGGGTGGTGCGCGAACCGGGCGACGCCGGCTTCTACGACGGCCTCTCCGGTGTACCGCTGGCCTGGGACGGCTCGGCGTTCGCGATCCTGCCCGAACAGGCCAAGGCCGGCCCGTCGCCGACCTTCGCACAATCGGTGCCCGACCTGGGCAGCCACCTGCTGCTCGACGTGAGGATCCGGCACGAGGCAACGCTCGACCTGGTCCTCGGTGGTGCCGTCGAGGCGCTGGCCCGGATCCTCGGCGGCGGTGAGCCGGCCGGCTGGGGCATCGCCGAGCCCGCCGTCAACCCGTGGGACCGCGCCGAGCTGACCGAGCTGTGCCATCGCCGGTCCCCCAAGTCGACCTGGCTGATGTTCACCGGCTCGGCCGGACGGCGCTTCATCGGCAGCGTGCTGGTGTCCCGTGTGACCTCGGGCGTCAAGGAGGAGATCACGTTCCTGGTCGGCTACGGACCGGACGAGGAGCCACCTCTCGACCTGCTCGAAGGGATCGTGGCCGAGTTCGCGGACGTCCTGCTGTCGATGACCGTCCAGCGGACCCGTGGGCGCACGGATCTGACCTATCCGGCACGGTGGTGCGGGGCGCCGGTGCCGGTCGGCCTCGCGATCGGCGCCGAGGGCGTGCGGGAGATCGGCCTGGACCACGCGCTGTCCGCTCCCGCCGAAGGCCGCCCCATCGGGCCGGAACGCGCGCCGGCCGTGTGGTACCCGCTCGGTGACGGGCAGGACCCACA
- the eccCa gene encoding type VII secretion protein EccCa, which translates to MTTRIVHRPARTVYPPAGPGTRQVEAPPTLPDGQGGGGSPLMSILPMVGMMGSLTMMTVLRNPAFMGLGAVILVVAVLAGAGMLLSRRGQLGRQRRAQRERYLDYLEELREELGRSEREIRTRARLLDPPPEALYDVVRDPTRLWERRRRHPDFLQVRIGTGYMPGDPLTLGEHGSALSPTDPFMASEAQAAIRRYEIMPDMPLTVPLDIAGNVSVIGAREDVMRLTRSLLLQLSVFHSPTDVAVAVMHDGARSPDWDWLKWLPHVLDPHRRDGGVNVRQIAPTPLRLGVLLADELRQRGDFATEIRRGLGQREALRLVRRLLVVHDTHGDVADELVRPDETLAPEELATTVLHLVARQVDEPSEVSVRMTVSGDQVVLEDLRGEAPTTLTGTVDDVGAAMMSGLARMLAPIRLSRESLREEADAGNIDFTSLMNVEDPGDLDIRRLWAPRTERNFLRVPIGMDDAGEPVILDLKESAQLGMGPHGLCVGATGSGKSELLRTLVLSLASSHPPDRVSMLLVDYKGGATFAPFESLPHVAGVITNLEDDAGLIERVYSSLAGEVQRRQQVLKDAGNIANIGDYTYRRRHDPDLPPLPHLLVIIDEFGELLTARPDFIELFLSIGRIGRSIGVHLLLSSQRIEGGKLRGLDSYLSYRLGLRTFSEEESRTILETPDAFHLPTLPGFGYLKVDTTIYQRFKAGYVSGPYRGPVAIVEETDVAVPVRPYPAYNIMGSQQQAEATGDEESGLPERTVGPTLLDVMVDQLRRHGDRVRNIWLPPLPVATALDTLTGPVRVTGNGMWLPLRVPWLNVPVGVLDDPKRQWQGLWNLDLTAAGGHVALIGGPQTGKTTLLRTLVLSLALTHTPGQVSVYAVDLIGGGLQVLAGLPGVGGVAGRADHERVRRTVEEVSGMLDLRQEVFRVRGIDSTQRLRAMHAAGELPELPSADVVLIVDGFGAIRNDFEEIDDMISDLLQRGGGYGIHVVAGMLRWNDVRMAMQSNFGQRVELHLNDPSDSSIDRKLAETISAREPGRALTDGRLFAHVALPRIDRQPDANDLGKVVETTARTIRGAWHGTVAAPVRVLPYELATRALPSVAAEPRRVPIGIDERAFEPVLLDLFDQDQNLLVLGDGECGKTNLLRLIARGLIERYSPEEVVFAVMDPRRKLRDLVPDAYLGGYASNSRVCAGLAAGVSKELEGRMPDEGDQADLAEGSHFDGPHVVVLVDDYHLLTAAGQHPLTPFLPFVPAGRDIGLHFVLTHPVAGASRGLYDPLLQAVREISASALLMSGERSEGQLFPRVYAAQQPPGRGKWIRRGEQAHLIQTALLQAPAGPAREPRGNE; encoded by the coding sequence GTGACCACTCGCATCGTCCATCGGCCGGCGCGCACCGTCTACCCGCCGGCCGGGCCGGGCACCCGCCAGGTGGAGGCACCGCCCACGCTCCCCGACGGGCAGGGCGGTGGCGGCAGCCCGCTCATGAGCATCCTGCCGATGGTCGGCATGATGGGCTCGCTGACCATGATGACCGTGCTGCGCAACCCGGCCTTCATGGGACTCGGCGCGGTGATCCTCGTGGTCGCGGTGCTGGCCGGAGCCGGCATGCTGCTGTCGCGCCGCGGTCAGCTCGGACGGCAGCGCCGCGCGCAGCGCGAGCGCTACCTCGACTACCTGGAGGAGCTCCGCGAGGAGCTCGGCAGGTCGGAACGCGAGATCCGGACCCGTGCACGGCTGCTCGACCCGCCCCCGGAGGCGTTGTACGACGTCGTACGTGACCCGACCCGGCTGTGGGAACGCCGTCGCCGGCACCCCGACTTCCTCCAGGTGCGCATCGGCACCGGCTACATGCCCGGTGACCCGCTGACGCTCGGCGAGCACGGCAGCGCCCTCTCGCCCACCGACCCCTTCATGGCCTCCGAGGCGCAGGCGGCCATCCGCCGGTACGAGATCATGCCGGACATGCCGTTGACGGTGCCGTTGGACATCGCCGGCAACGTGAGCGTGATCGGCGCGCGCGAGGACGTGATGCGGCTGACGCGGTCGCTGCTGCTGCAGCTGTCGGTCTTCCACTCCCCCACGGACGTCGCGGTCGCGGTGATGCACGATGGTGCGCGATCACCCGACTGGGACTGGCTCAAGTGGCTGCCGCATGTGCTCGATCCCCATCGGCGCGACGGCGGCGTGAACGTCCGGCAGATCGCGCCGACGCCCTTACGACTCGGCGTGCTCCTCGCCGACGAGCTGCGTCAGCGCGGTGACTTCGCCACCGAGATCCGGCGTGGTCTGGGCCAGCGCGAAGCGCTCCGGCTGGTACGCCGGCTGCTGGTCGTGCACGACACTCACGGCGACGTGGCCGACGAGCTGGTCCGCCCCGACGAGACCCTCGCTCCGGAGGAACTGGCCACGACGGTCCTGCATCTGGTCGCCCGGCAGGTGGACGAGCCGAGCGAGGTCAGCGTCCGGATGACGGTGTCGGGAGACCAGGTGGTGCTGGAGGATCTGCGCGGCGAGGCGCCCACCACGCTGACCGGCACGGTGGATGACGTGGGCGCCGCCATGATGAGCGGACTGGCCCGGATGCTCGCCCCGATCCGGCTGTCGCGCGAGTCGCTCAGGGAAGAGGCCGACGCGGGCAACATCGACTTCACCTCGCTGATGAACGTCGAGGACCCGGGCGACCTGGACATCCGGCGGCTGTGGGCACCGCGTACCGAGCGCAACTTCCTGCGGGTCCCGATCGGGATGGACGACGCGGGCGAGCCGGTCATCCTCGACCTGAAGGAGTCCGCCCAGCTGGGCATGGGGCCCCACGGCCTGTGTGTCGGAGCGACCGGCTCCGGCAAGAGCGAGCTGCTCCGCACGCTGGTGCTCTCTCTCGCCTCCTCGCACCCGCCGGACCGGGTCAGCATGCTGCTGGTCGACTACAAGGGCGGTGCGACCTTCGCTCCGTTCGAAAGCCTGCCGCACGTCGCCGGCGTCATCACCAACCTGGAGGACGACGCCGGCCTGATCGAACGCGTCTACTCCAGCCTCGCGGGCGAGGTGCAACGTCGCCAGCAGGTGCTCAAGGACGCCGGCAACATCGCCAACATCGGCGACTACACGTACCGGCGCCGGCACGACCCGGACCTGCCGCCGTTGCCGCACCTCCTTGTGATCATCGATGAGTTCGGCGAGTTGCTCACCGCCCGGCCGGACTTCATCGAGCTGTTCCTGTCCATCGGGCGGATCGGACGCAGCATCGGCGTGCACCTGCTGCTGTCCAGCCAGCGGATCGAAGGCGGCAAGCTGCGCGGCCTCGACAGCTATCTGTCCTACCGGCTGGGCCTGCGCACCTTTTCGGAGGAGGAGAGCCGGACCATCTTGGAGACCCCGGACGCGTTCCACCTCCCCACGTTGCCGGGCTTCGGCTACCTCAAGGTCGACACCACCATCTACCAGCGGTTCAAGGCCGGATATGTCTCCGGGCCCTACCGCGGTCCGGTGGCGATCGTGGAGGAGACCGACGTCGCGGTACCCGTGCGGCCCTACCCCGCGTACAACATCATGGGTTCGCAGCAGCAGGCGGAGGCCACCGGCGACGAGGAGTCCGGGCTCCCCGAACGCACCGTCGGTCCCACGCTCCTGGACGTGATGGTGGACCAGCTGCGCCGGCACGGCGACCGGGTGCGCAACATCTGGCTGCCGCCGCTGCCCGTCGCGACCGCCCTCGACACGCTGACCGGTCCCGTACGGGTCACCGGCAACGGGATGTGGCTGCCGTTGCGGGTCCCCTGGCTGAACGTCCCGGTCGGGGTGCTGGACGACCCCAAGCGGCAGTGGCAGGGCCTGTGGAACCTCGACCTGACCGCGGCCGGCGGCCACGTCGCGCTGATCGGGGGTCCCCAGACCGGCAAGACGACGCTCCTGCGCACGCTCGTGCTCTCACTGGCGCTCACGCACACGCCCGGTCAGGTGTCCGTCTACGCGGTCGACCTGATCGGCGGCGGCCTGCAGGTGCTCGCCGGGCTGCCGGGTGTCGGAGGCGTCGCGGGGCGCGCCGACCACGAGCGCGTACGCCGGACGGTCGAAGAGGTCTCCGGGATGCTGGACCTCCGGCAGGAGGTCTTCCGGGTCCGCGGCATCGACTCGACCCAGCGGCTGCGCGCCATGCACGCCGCGGGCGAGCTGCCCGAGTTGCCCTCCGCCGACGTGGTGCTGATCGTCGACGGTTTCGGCGCGATCAGGAACGACTTCGAAGAAATCGACGACATGATCAGCGATCTCCTGCAGCGCGGTGGCGGTTACGGCATCCACGTCGTGGCGGGCATGCTGCGCTGGAACGACGTGCGGATGGCGATGCAGTCCAACTTCGGCCAGCGGGTCGAGCTGCACCTGAACGACCCGTCCGACTCCTCCATCGACCGCAAGCTCGCCGAGACCATCAGCGCCAGGGAGCCGGGCCGCGCGCTCACCGACGGCAGGCTGTTCGCGCACGTGGCCCTGCCCAGGATCGACCGGCAGCCGGACGCGAACGACCTGGGCAAGGTCGTCGAGACGACCGCGCGCACCATCCGCGGCGCGTGGCACGGCACGGTCGCCGCCCCCGTACGTGTACTGCCCTACGAGCTCGCCACCCGCGCGCTGCCGTCCGTGGCCGCCGAACCCCGCCGGGTTCCGATCGGCATCGACGAGCGGGCCTTCGAACCCGTGCTGCTGGACCTGTTCGACCAGGACCAGAACCTCCTGGTGCTCGGCGACGGTGAGTGCGGCAAGACCAACCTTCTGCGGCTCATCGCGCGCGGGCTGATCGAGCGCTACTCGCCGGAGGAGGTCGTGTTCGCCGTCATGGATCCGCGGCGAAAGCTGCGTGACCTCGTGCCGGACGCCTACCTGGGCGGCTACGCGAGCAACTCCCGCGTGTGCGCGGGGCTGGCCGCCGGGGTCTCCAAGGAGCTCGAGGGCCGCATGCCCGACGAAGGGGACCAGGCCGACCTCGCCGAGGGGAGTCACTTCGACGGGCCGCACGTCGTCGTGCTCGTGGACGACTACCACCTGCTCACGGCGGCCGGGCAGCACCCGCTGACTCCCTTCCTGCCGTTCGTGCCGGCCGGGCGGGACATCGGGCTGCATTTCGTGCTGACCCATCCGGTGGCGGGCGCGAGCCGCGGACTGTACGACCCGCTGCTCCAGGCGGTGCGCGAGATCAGCGCGAGCGCCCTGCTGATGTCCGGCGAACGCTCCGAGGGACAACTCTTCCCGCGGGTCTACGCCGCCCAGCAGCCACCGGGCCGTGGCAAGTGGATCCGCCGCGGCGAGCAGGCCCATCTGATCCAGACCGCGCTGCTCCAGGCTCCGGCCGGCCCGGCGCGCGAACCGAGGGGGAACGAGTGA